A DNA window from Cervus canadensis isolate Bull #8, Minnesota chromosome 30, ASM1932006v1, whole genome shotgun sequence contains the following coding sequences:
- the LOC122432092 gene encoding uncharacterized protein LOC122432092 isoform X2, with product MSGPLEHIALCPPCVVQGFGVPGRASVWVSGQGSPGVCDPQRCSSRCGKPRPSTLCPSPRTTGEPTTGRTDRDFVSDVSEKEQRWGAKAMPGSGHQEHIKEKELEMGPKASHTYRGKFGVEQDRMDKSAVGLEYQSKLSKCCLQVDSIWGFGGKFGVQLARVDQKHSAKLSRSWAMIVFSRTVTSVWKRPKCSSVRGEVQSVDTPQGTALPLLPATFSCRRPRTDSSVCVSSFPALMLQVIIQRPEYDKDILNSMRSLICLKLLYGP from the exons ATGAGTGGACCTCTTGAGCACATAGCTCTCTGCCCTCCCTGTGTTGTCCAGGGTTTTGGGGTCCCAGGCAGGGCATCTGTGTGGGTCTCTGGGCAGGGCTCTCCTGGTGTCTGTGACCCTCAGCGCTGCTCTTCCAGATGTGGAAAGCCTCGGCCGTCCACACTGTGTCCATCACCCCGGACGACGGGGGAGCCGACAACTGGGAGGACCGACCGTGATTTTGTG agtgATGTAAGTGAAAAAGAGCAGAGATGGGGGGCCAAGGCCATGCCAGGATCTGGGCACCAGGAACACATCAA GGAGAAAGAGCTGGAAATGGGACCCAAAGCCTCGCACACATACAGAGGGAAGTTTGGCGTGGAGCAGGACAGGATGGACAAG TCAGCTGTCGGCCTTGAGTATCAGTCAAAGCTCTCCAAGTGCTGCTTGCAGGTTGACTCCATCTGGGGGTTTGGAGGCAAGTTTGGTGTCCAGTTGGCCAGAGTGGACCAG AAACATTCTGCGAAATTAAGTAGGAGCTGGGCGATGATTGTTTTCTCCAGAACAGTGACAAGTGTTTGGAAACGGCCTAAGTGCTCATCAGTGAGGGGTGAGGTGCAATCTGTGGACACCCCACAAGGAAcagccctccctctccttcctgccaCCTTCAGCTGCCGCCGCCCCAGGACTGACTCgtctgtgtgtgtttccagtttccccGCACTAATGCTACAGGTGATTATACAGCGTCCAGAATACGACAAAGACATTTTGAACTCGATGCGATCTTTAATCTGTTTAAAGTTGTTGTATGGCCCCTAA
- the LOC122432092 gene encoding src substrate cortactin-like isoform X1: protein MSGPLEHIALCPPCVVQGFGVPGRASVWVSGQGSPGVCDPQRCSSRCGKPRPSTLCPSPRTTGEPTTGRTDRDFVSDVSEKEQRWGAKAMPGSGHQEHINIHKLRENVLQEHQTLREKELEMGPKASHTYRGKFGVEQDRMDKSAVGLEYQSKLSKCCLQVDSIWGFGGKFGVQLARVDQKHSAKLSRSWAMIVFSRTVTSVWKRPKCSSVRGEVQSVDTPQGTALPLLPATFSCRRPRTDSSVCVSSFPALMLQVIIQRPEYDKDILNSMRSLICLKLLYGP from the exons ATGAGTGGACCTCTTGAGCACATAGCTCTCTGCCCTCCCTGTGTTGTCCAGGGTTTTGGGGTCCCAGGCAGGGCATCTGTGTGGGTCTCTGGGCAGGGCTCTCCTGGTGTCTGTGACCCTCAGCGCTGCTCTTCCAGATGTGGAAAGCCTCGGCCGTCCACACTGTGTCCATCACCCCGGACGACGGGGGAGCCGACAACTGGGAGGACCGACCGTGATTTTGTG agtgATGTAAGTGAAAAAGAGCAGAGATGGGGGGCCAAGGCCATGCCAGGATCTGGGCACCAGGAACACATCAA TATCCACAAGTTGCGGGAGAATGTGTTGCAAGAACACCAGACCCTCAGGGAGAAAGAGCTGGAAATGGGACCCAAAGCCTCGCACACATACAGAGGGAAGTTTGGCGTGGAGCAGGACAGGATGGACAAG TCAGCTGTCGGCCTTGAGTATCAGTCAAAGCTCTCCAAGTGCTGCTTGCAGGTTGACTCCATCTGGGGGTTTGGAGGCAAGTTTGGTGTCCAGTTGGCCAGAGTGGACCAG AAACATTCTGCGAAATTAAGTAGGAGCTGGGCGATGATTGTTTTCTCCAGAACAGTGACAAGTGTTTGGAAACGGCCTAAGTGCTCATCAGTGAGGGGTGAGGTGCAATCTGTGGACACCCCACAAGGAAcagccctccctctccttcctgccaCCTTCAGCTGCCGCCGCCCCAGGACTGACTCgtctgtgtgtgtttccagtttccccGCACTAATGCTACAGGTGATTATACAGCGTCCAGAATACGACAAAGACATTTTGAACTCGATGCGATCTTTAATCTGTTTAAAGTTGTTGTATGGCCCCTAA